One part of the Schistocerca piceifrons isolate TAMUIC-IGC-003096 chromosome 2, iqSchPice1.1, whole genome shotgun sequence genome encodes these proteins:
- the LOC124775633 gene encoding larval cuticle protein LCP-22-like — protein sequence MKVTLVCTLLAAAVALCHADAPFLPLPIDTLFRNEIRDEFGQYSLVYQTSNGITVTEQGELQPNHDGTDYVLVKKGSYSYTSPEGIPVHLNYKADANGFVAVSPNIPVPPSA from the exons ATGAAGGTCACACTG GTGTGCACGCTGCTCGCCGCTGCCGTCGCCCTGTGCCACGCCGACGCGCCCTTCCTGCCGCTTCCCATCGACACCCTTTTCCGCAACGAGATTCGCGACGAGTTTGGCCAGTACTCGCTCGT CTACCAGACCTCCAACGGCATCACGGTGACGGAGCAAGGCGAGCTGCAGCCCAACCATGACGGCACGGACTACGTGCTGGTGAAGAAGGGCAGCTACAGCTACACCAGCCCAGAGGGGATCCCCGTCCACCTGAACTACAAGGCCGACGCCAACGGCTTCGTAGCGGTCAGCCCCAACATTCCAGTGCCGCCCTCTGCATGA